A genomic segment from bacterium encodes:
- a CDS encoding trypsin-like peptidase domain-containing protein, which translates to MKLLSALALYALIMLAASNAFSQSQQQDLIYQARDKVLPALVHIQPVVKDYNTGELKKQSVVGSGVIFHPDGYVVTNYHVAGKAERIICTLNDKEQVTAEYIGGDPPTDLAVLKLNLSEYKGKLTVADFGDSDSVQVGQYVLAMGSPLSLSRTVSSGVVSTKDRYFSSEVRLPTGEQTGNFNLWIQTDAAINPGNSGGPLVDLRGRVIGINSRATFFANNIGFAIPVNIVKEVTKAIMNEGKVTRSWIGVHAQALQELEGYFGTDGTSGVLLASIDAGSPAAQAGLEAGDIIQALDGVPVSARFVEELPKFYRNIASHTPGTPIKMTIKRGESAVDLTVTTKLLGDLMGEDYESQAWGFTVKGITRQMQIENQLKDTLGVYVVGVKRSGTADEGGLRPGDVVVSINRQDIGSLAEYTRMYISLSDTKEEKVLLSIKRGGSSRLVVVKPGDKNKMTEPDVSKEAPNFHE; encoded by the coding sequence ATGAAGTTACTTTCAGCTCTCGCCCTGTATGCCTTGATCATGCTGGCAGCGAGCAATGCATTCAGCCAATCACAACAGCAGGACCTGATCTATCAGGCCCGCGACAAAGTCCTGCCGGCGCTGGTGCATATCCAGCCGGTCGTAAAAGACTACAACACCGGCGAACTCAAGAAGCAGTCGGTAGTCGGCTCAGGGGTGATCTTTCATCCGGATGGCTATGTCGTCACCAACTATCATGTCGCCGGAAAAGCCGAACGGATCATCTGCACCCTGAACGATAAAGAGCAAGTGACGGCTGAATATATCGGCGGAGATCCGCCGACCGATCTGGCGGTGCTGAAGCTCAATCTATCCGAATACAAGGGGAAACTGACGGTCGCAGATTTCGGCGATTCCGATTCAGTGCAGGTTGGCCAGTATGTGCTGGCAATGGGTTCACCCTTGTCGTTGTCGCGGACTGTCTCCTCCGGTGTCGTCTCGACCAAGGATAGATACTTCTCGAGCGAAGTACGCCTTCCGACCGGTGAGCAGACCGGGAACTTCAACCTCTGGATCCAGACAGATGCGGCGATCAATCCCGGCAATTCCGGAGGGCCGCTGGTCGACCTGCGTGGGCGGGTGATCGGGATCAATTCACGCGCGACCTTTTTTGCCAATAATATTGGGTTCGCCATTCCCGTCAATATCGTCAAGGAAGTAACCAAGGCGATCATGAATGAGGGAAAGGTCACCCGGAGCTGGATCGGCGTACATGCTCAGGCGCTGCAGGAGCTGGAAGGGTATTTCGGCACTGATGGTACCTCGGGCGTATTGCTCGCCTCGATCGATGCCGGCTCTCCGGCGGCGCAGGCCGGACTTGAGGCTGGTGATATCATCCAGGCTCTGGATGGCGTGCCGGTGTCTGCACGGTTTGTCGAAGAGCTTCCGAAATTCTATCGTAATATCGCCAGTCATACTCCCGGAACGCCGATCAAGATGACGATCAAGCGCGGGGAGTCCGCGGTCGACTTGACAGTGACGACCAAACTGCTGGGAGACCTGATGGGTGAAGATTACGAAAGCCAGGCGTGGGGTTTCACGGTCAAAGGGATCACCCGCCAGATGCAGATCGAAAATCAACTCAAGGATACACTTGGTGTCTATGTCGTAGGCGTCAAACGCTCTGGTACAGCCGACGAAGGTGGGTTGCGACCTGGAGATGTGGTGGTCAGTATCAATCGACAGGATATTGGTTCGTTGGCCGAGTATACCAGAATGTACATTTCACTGAGCGATACCAAGGAAGAGAAAGTTCTCTTGAGCATCAAGCGCGGCGGTTCCAGTCGTCTGGTCGTGGTGAAGCCGGGTGACAAAAACAAAATGACGGAACCGGATGTGTCGAAGGAGGCACCGAATTTCCATGAATAA
- a CDS encoding polymer-forming cytoskeletal protein — translation MKRSVATFFVMAIIAALVAATPCHAQVATSPQTTDSNPPRDTIFYEIELTSEGVDAVDTAGNHWTYDFEQNSFVPDKSVVVRTGRPGEGRVAVEALSRPHEDRCTQEKMVKPLQGTVLVGYDEFVANGFTAYGRVTVKGWVKGDIQSISGRVLVTESGRVDGDIKAPEIEVKDGAMVSGQQSITDPLDFPTEVLQRSFSVDGLVIVCGFLAFLLVIAFLITTLFPAQLGTFSTCLFEFKARAVFIGLLFLFLLPLILILVSITIIGIAVVPFIPLAYILAMATGVVALGGKIGAAISGRVLGGSQNRVVHALIGVPVFMLLWVLVAILLGSSGVAQGFGIFLLVISIIITLFPLLGGLGAAVLTRFGYREHKGIQVNYRSKASEAPAPAPPPIPDFPRLVTPPPPIPPVSPQDQPPDKFGPYGPTPRPPLTPPGS, via the coding sequence ATGAAACGGTCAGTAGCCACATTTTTTGTCATGGCGATTATCGCCGCTTTGGTAGCGGCCACACCGTGCCATGCCCAGGTGGCGACCTCCCCTCAAACGACTGACAGCAATCCCCCCCGCGATACCATCTTCTACGAGATCGAATTGACCAGCGAAGGAGTCGATGCGGTCGACACCGCCGGTAATCACTGGACCTACGATTTTGAGCAGAACTCGTTTGTCCCGGACAAGTCAGTGGTTGTCAGAACGGGACGTCCGGGTGAAGGTAGAGTGGCGGTTGAGGCGCTCAGTCGACCCCACGAAGACCGGTGCACGCAGGAGAAGATGGTCAAGCCGCTGCAGGGGACAGTGCTGGTCGGCTATGATGAATTTGTCGCCAACGGTTTTACGGCCTACGGAAGAGTGACGGTCAAAGGGTGGGTGAAAGGGGATATCCAGTCTATCTCTGGCCGAGTTCTGGTGACCGAGTCGGGGAGAGTTGATGGTGATATCAAAGCGCCGGAGATCGAGGTCAAAGATGGCGCGATGGTGTCCGGTCAGCAGTCGATCACCGATCCGCTCGATTTTCCAACGGAGGTTCTGCAGCGGTCGTTTTCGGTCGATGGCCTGGTGATCGTGTGTGGTTTTTTGGCCTTTCTGCTGGTCATAGCATTCTTGATCACGACCCTTTTCCCTGCACAATTGGGAACATTCTCAACCTGCCTATTTGAATTCAAAGCGCGCGCCGTATTCATCGGACTACTGTTCCTGTTCCTGCTCCCCTTGATCCTGATCCTGGTTTCGATCACGATCATCGGTATCGCGGTGGTTCCATTTATTCCGCTGGCCTATATCCTGGCGATGGCGACCGGTGTGGTTGCTTTGGGTGGAAAGATCGGCGCCGCCATTTCCGGCAGAGTATTGGGAGGGAGTCAGAATAGAGTGGTACATGCCTTGATCGGTGTGCCTGTGTTCATGCTACTCTGGGTGCTGGTCGCCATCCTGCTTGGATCATCCGGAGTCGCGCAGGGATTTGGCATCTTCCTTTTAGTCATTTCGATCATCATCACGCTGTTCCCGCTTCTTGGTGGATTGGGAGCCGCGGTGTTAACGAGATTCGGTTATCGCGAGCATAAGGGGATACAGGTCAATTATCGAAGCAAAGCATCCGAGGCTCCTGCCCCGGCGCCACCGCCAATACCGGATTTTCCTCGTCTGGTAACGCCACCACCACCGATCCCGCCGGTCTCACCGCAAGATCAGCCGCCCGACAAGTTTGGCCCATACGGACCTACTCCGCGGCCCCCCCTCACTCCTCCGGGAAGTTGA